In the Manis javanica isolate MJ-LG chromosome 12, MJ_LKY, whole genome shotgun sequence genome, CCCAGTCACCTCCCTTGAATGTCAGTGCCTTGCAGCCCATGGGGTGGGTTGACTCTCTACGAGCCTCCCCGGGGTGAGCTGTGTCTCCCTAGTGGGATTGGGAAGGGGGTTCTAGCCAGAGGCCAGGCTCATAGACTCCCTCCCCTACTAGTGTCTTCAGTGCAGCGACTCAAAGGGCTTAGCTGCACTGCCTGGAGTTCCTGCACAGCCTGCGGGACATGTGTGTATGGGGAAGCAGGGTGCTTGGGGAGGTGTGCCTCACCGCATCCTGGTTGGTTTGCTGGAAGAAGGCCTGCCCAAAGACAGCCATGACAAACAGGTTGATGAAGAAGGACACGGACAGGGCGATTGTGGCCTCAATCAGGAAGTACATGTTGGCTTCTCGGATGTCAGCCCGACGAGAGCGATCTATCTCTCGAGACTATGAAGGTCAAAGAGGAGGGAAGAGCTAAGTCCCTCAGAGACACTCCAAGATGCTCCCCAATCACACTTCTCTCTGTGTTTCCCCCAAGCCCCAGTTATTTGTAAAGAAATTGCCATACATGGCAGCGGAGCAGGCCTTGGTCAGCCAAGCCTCCTTCCTGCTGTTTGCCCAGTTTATTTCTGCCACAGGGCCTTCACACTTGCCATTTCTTTTGCTTGGATTATCTTCCCCCTTGATCTGCCTCCCCATCCTTCATGTCTCAAAGGTCACCTCCTTAGAAAGGCATTTCCTGACTGTCTTTTCTAGAGTAGCCTCCTCCTCAGTAATTCTCTAtcatacttttgttttgtttccctcagAGCACTTTTCAGtcataattctttttttgtttacttgctcaccgtctgtctcccccactagaATGCAAGCCCTAGGAAAAGAGAGAACTTGTCTGTCTTCTTACCATTGACCCACAGCTCCCACACACAGTCGATGCTCTATTATTATATGACGAATAGAGACTGATTCACTTCCCGCCTAAAATCCTGAAGGCAGGAGCCCAAGGGGCAGGGCTACAGGCCTGGGGCCAAGCCAGCATGGCCCTAAGGTAGCAggcatctctccctctcctcccctctgctcaCCTTGACCAGGGCTGAGTGCAGGTAGATGTTGTGGGGCATGATGATAGCACCCACGATGCCCACCGCCTGCAGCAACTCAGGCTGACCACAGCGAGGGCATGAGGGCAGGAATAGGTCCCGAAGAAGCGCTCCCTGAGCGGGACGGGCCACCACATACTGTGGGGAGGAGCCTGGTCAGACCACGCCCCACCCCTGAACAGCCCTTCACACCCTCCACCCGGACCCAGGCTTCTAGGGGGCGTGGCCAAGGACCGCTACCCCCTCCCCTCCCGCTCTGGCAGAGAGAGCTTAAGTGTGTCTGGCTTCCCACCTCATAGCCGAAGGTCAAGGCCATGATGGTAATAAGTAATCCAAAAAAAGCTTCCAGCTTCCGCAGCCCTAGGGGGAGAGCAAAGGGGCAGAACCAAAAATCTCCCAAAATTGTAACATAGGCAATTTCTTAAGCACTTTGTTCCAGGCACTGAGCCAAGTGCTTGGCATATATTACCTCAATGAATCCTCACCCCAGACCAATGACATCTGTGCTATTACTATCCTCGTATTAtagatgaagaaagacaagtctaagtaacttgctcaaggctgCACAGCCAGCCCAAGGGAGCCCAGAACCCTCCTTCCAGGATAGCAGCTCCCAAACCCGTGTGGCCACCATATCACCCATCCCCTGCAGCTCCCTGTGAGATGAGGAGCAAGCCCACCGTAGTTatcaaggaagaggaagaagaaagtgtcCACGATGGTGATGAGGACGCCACCCCAGAGCGGGATTCTGAAACGAGAGTGCCTGGGGTCAGCCCAGTTCGGTCCAGAGACCTGGACTCCCATCCTCAGGTTTGGAGACTGTGGAATCTGGCCTCCTGGGAGCAGGGACCCAAGTTGCCCCAGACAGCtaagggggaggggagcaggagtgTGCTGGAGAGGGGAACATAGCACAGAACCCTAGGAAGGGCCATGCTGGGTGGGGGACCAGCATGTCAGGGGGGCTGGGGCTGCACTCCTATGACTGTGAGGTGACCGATGTCTGTGCGACTTTAGATGAGTCACTTTGCATTTCTGAGTCTCTGCTTCCCCATCTGGCAAATTGGGCAACAGCTTTGAATCAGGAGCGACTGCAGGATGAAATGGGCTCAGGGAAGTATAAGGCCTGGGGAAGAAGGAGCAGCTGTCCCCAGCCCTGGACTGAAGAACTGGGGACCCTTGGGGCAGTACCGTCCAGCTGAGAGTAGATTGAATGCAATAGCCGTGCCGATGACCTCCTGCATGTCCGAGCCCACAATGGCTAGCTCAATCGTCAGCCAGAGGAGAGTGCGAGGCACCTAGGGAAAGGACATAACCCGTTATCAAGGCTGGGCCTGTTATTTGTCATCTTGGTCCTTCACTCACCTTTGCATGGCCTGCACTACACTGCTGGGCTGGAAGCCTGCAAGACAGCCTTGCTGGCTGGCTTCCCAGTTAGATTTCTTAGGAAACAGTTAAGGGAGACTGAAAGTCAGGGAGaggtcatttttttctcctgcttctgGTGGTGTTTCTGGCAGTGGCACTAGCAAGGGCACCGGACAACCTGGACTCCAGCAGCActgatggccattttggcaaggGTGGCAATGCCTCCAGAAGCTTGGCAGCGAATGATGGCTGTTGGGTAACACCTCCTTCCTCCCAACACCTTTGTGATTACATCCCTGCATTAAATACCTTTCAAATATCTCGTGGCATGATTTCCGTTTTCCTGCCTGGATACTGACAACAGCCATGTCCCCCGTGTCCACATCAGTCAATAACCATCCCAAGCCGATACCTACCTGTTTTTCACCTTGGGCAAGCCATTTCCCCAGGTTTCAATTTCCCCTTCTGCAAAATGAGCAAGGCATCTCTAATGCCACTGTCAGTCTGGGTGTTATTTACTTGAGCCTCGATCTTCTCTATCAACAGACTTGGGATGCCCCACTTGAGATGGTATATTTATTGGATCATGGAAGCTGTAGATggctgtttgggttttggggCCTGGGGATGCTTCCTGTCCAGGTCCATCAAGCTCACCTTAGGGTAGTAGAGATGGCAGATCTCGCCCAAGTCCTTGCCTGTCACCACACCCAGCCGGGCAGCAAGTCGCTGGCAGAGCAAACCCAACACTGTGGCCCAGAGCAGCACCCAGAGCAGCTGTGAGAAGGTAGGGAGAGCCCTTAGCCAGGGGACCCGGTCTCTGATAGCCCTTGAGCCAGTGGTACCCTCTAACCAAGGACATTCCCTGGGGAGCGAGTTGGGGAGATTTGATGAGAAGACCAGCTTCCCCCTTCCCATTTACGCCACACTTTGTCAGGTCTGCCTTGGGGACCCTTTTTTGGCCCATCTGAACTTAACACCTGCTTCAGGGAACCCCAGCCATGCAGGCCACTCTGGGGAAATGTGAAAAGCTCGGGGTCTCTACCCACTTAACCTGGTCCCCTCTCTCCCCATGGTGCCCGACTCAATCACTTTGAATCCAGCCACAGCACCAGCCTGAAGATCTGATTCGATGTTTCCTGGGTCCAGAAAAGCGATGCTCATGAGAAAGCCAGGCCCTGTGAAGGCCCACAACTTCCGAAAGCTGAATGTGCCCtgtgggtgggagtggaggggggGTCATCAGCTGGGGctggccagccctgccctcatCCTCATTCCTGGAGCTGCCAccccaggggcaggggaaggCCTGGGGTTGGAGGAACTAGCAGGATTTGCTGAGTCACATCAGGTCTACTTTCGGGATGGGCCACATTCAGCAACTGGTCTGCACCTAACTCGCCTGACTTGTGCAGGCCCTGACTCAGCAGATCCTCAGGCATGAAAGGGGTCTTTATTGTGGTCAGGCCTTCCTGCCAGTTCCTCTCTGGGCCCCCAGCCCCTTCTCAGACCCAGGATGTCCTCTCCGGAGTCCACTGAATCTAGGGTCTCCCACTCTATTCCAAAGTTTGGCCAGGCAGCCTGCGATCTGCTAAAGATTGTGGAAATGCATGGTGACAGAGTCCCAGAAACCAGTCTACATCTCCTTTATTTCTCCTGATGGCCTTGTCTGGGTCTGTTCCTTTAATGCTACAACAAATCCTTGAAGCTCCAGCCCAAACTCTCCTCACGCCCTTCTCTCATCATAGGAAAGCTGAGATTCATTTAGAAAGCCACTTGAGAATTCTTAGATAAATAATAAGCACCTCAGCTAAGTGCTGGGGACAGAAGCAGGAAGCGGGCAGGTACCACAGTCCATCTCTGCAgttcagagctggaagggacttgCCAGGGTCTCCAGGAGACCTCCCTCTGGCAGCCTGTGAGATCCCACATGAACTTGTAAGTCCTGAAATACCCCCAAGGAAGTTTGTAGCATTCTTACTGGTTTTGTGTCCGGGATGGGGACCTTCTCACTCAGGTAGGTTGTTCTGGGAGGTGTTTgctgtggccctgggctgggtgggCTGGAGATGGAGCCATAGCTGGACCTGCTTAGGCTTTGGGGGCCCCGGTCAcctgcaaagggccccatgaagcgTGGCAACTGTGCTGCTGCTTTCAGACCGCCCAGAGCGAAAGCCATCTGtccacctcccccaccctcctggcAAAGTGGAGAAATCAAGGCCCAGCTGATAGGGTCCTTTGACTCCCTCTTTGCGTCCATCACCTCCACCCCTCAACCAAACATTCCAGAGATTTACTATCCTTTCCTATGAACTCAGAGATTCCACAGTCCATATCTCTCTTGCCACAGAGGATGTGGAGAGAGACAGTGGTCTTTAGGAGGGCAAACTGACATAGACACATATGTCCCTTGGCCTCACCATTCCTCCTACCGCAGCCAAGGAAGCTCCAGGGACTCTCGATACACAGAGATCAAGGGGATGTGAAGGCCCAACCCCAGGCTGGCATCCAGAATTGGGTTGAGAACAGGACTCCTGTGGGTGACCAAGGGCTTCCCTTGCCTCCCTGACTGTTCCCTATTCCCACTCCCCATTCAGGCGGTCCCTGGAGGGGATACTCACCTGGCATGAGGATGGCAAGTTCAGGCACTCTCGACACGTGGTGGTCTGCCGGGAAACTCCTTAACCCATGCTCCCTCTCTGGGTGTTGGCGTATGTGAGTGTATAAGCCCACACTCTCTTCCCCATCCTCAGCTGATCTCAGCTGTTCTCAGACACACAGGGCATTGTGAAACACTTTCCAAAGGCAGAAGTGGCCAGTTCTGGCGGAAGGGACTGGTGGCCATAGTACAGACTTCCGTTCCCCTCTGGCCTGAGCCTCATAACACCTCTGGGCCCCTTCCAGACGCCCCATATCCTGTGCCTCCCAAGTTAGCTCTGACTTCAAGACACTCCCTGCCACTTGTGCATTCCTGTCCAGATCACATGACTGCTCCCCACTCCATACACAAACAGACCCTTCTCCTTTTCCATCTGGAGTCCCATGGCCATGGGCTGGATGGAGTTCTGATGGCCACCTAGGCCTAGTTTCCCATTGAGTGCCTCAAGGAGAAAACCTTCTGAACACTGCCTGGAAAGTGAAAGCAGCACTGAAGATTAGGATAAGAAGATGCTTAGAAGAAAAGGACACTGGAATCTGGTCCTGATTTCTGCACTGATTCACTTAAAATTATCACCAGATCTTGTCTTCTCTCTGAGCTTGTTTCTTCTGTTAAATGAAGGACTCAGACTAGCTAAGAGATCAAACATATAGGTGCCCAAGAAGGTCATACAGTAAGATAAGCTATGAGATATTGGGAATGAGAAAAACAGTGCCAGCTCAGTGATAAATGACAAATGCTGCTAAGCCTCCATGCCAAGGGGTATTAGGGAGTGGTGGAGAGtgtagaaaaacaaaagacatatACTCTGTCTGAAGAAGGAAGTGCCTACAGAGTTCTAGGCTTTGTCATGGGGGACTGTGTGTCCACTCTCACCATATCATCTGATTTGTCAAGGATGCTGGAAAATTTGGAATTTTATACATGTGCTTCATATATGTGAATACTAGGctcaaagaattgaaaatattgtATAATCTAAACATTTCTATGATTCTACTTAAAGTTCATCTGTCTGTAACGTCTGGATAAATGGTGGACAAGACTCTTCCAGCTCCCAGTTTCTTCTGTGCTCTCCCACTTAGCTGCTTTTGCAGGCAGGTTCTCAGGCCCAGACCTGATCTGGGACATGATGTACCCCCACACTGAGTGAAAAACTTCAGCTGAAACTTGGGGAGCCAAGGTGGAGGGAGGAGCCAATTTCCTTGCTCCTTGTTTGTAGAGGAGGCTGGAGGGACTAGAAAGGTGTGGGTGAATGAAGggtcagagaggagagagcagcTTCATGGTTTGTCACCGTGCAATCCTATTGCTCAAGGTACTATGGCCATCCTTGACCTTTAGGGTTTGCACACATTTCCCAATCACTACCTTGGGCTCATGTGGGATGGATGGGGTTGGGGCTGAGGCAGGATGTTGTGATGGTTACTTTTATGTgacaacttgactgggccatgggaTACCCACGATACTTGTTAAACATTCAGAGTGCGTCTGTGAGGATACTTTTGGAGGAGGTCCACGTTTGAATCTGTACACTGAGTGAAGCAGATTTCCCTAAAGTGGATGAGCCTCATTAAGTGAACTGAAaacctgaacagaacaaaagactgagcaaggaagaattctctctctctcctgactGTCTTTGAGCTGGGATTTAGTCTTCTCCTGTCTTCAGACTTGGACTGGAATCATAGGCACCATTcactctcctgggtctccagcttgcagctTTTAGGACTTCTCAGTCTTCATACTCATGTGAGCCAACTATGAGCCAATTTCTTATTATTGATATATCTATCCATTTACCCATCTGTCTGTCTATTGGTCATCTCTGTCTCTAATTTTCTATtggtttttctggagaaccctaagACAGATTTCTTCCTCTTTGCATCTTTTTTGTCCTTATCTATAGTCAGGAACTCAGTAAGTATAATTGATCAACTGATCAATACACTGCATAACCTTTAACTTACAGAAGAGGCAGGATAGTGTAATGGTTCAGCATAGAGGTTCTGGGCAGAGTATCAGACAGTGGGAAGCTATGTGAGCTAGAGCTCCAGAAATCTGCATAGCAGTTCCCTTGGACCTGGACTATTTGCTGAATACTAAACCCTGCATGTATAGAGTAAAATTTCATAAAGCTCAATTCATTTAAAATGGATCACCGACTTAAGTGTAaatataaaactacaaaacttttagaaaaaagtaagagaaaatcTTCAGGATCTAGGACTAGACAAAGACTTGTTAGACTTGACATCAATAACATGATACATAAAGgggaaaattgataaattgggctTCATCAACACTAAAACCTTTTGTTCTGTAAAGGGCCCTGTTAAGacgatgaaaagacaagctaaaaactcaaagaaaatatttgcaaaccatgtatctgaccACAGACCAGCACTGTGCAGTTAGACCATtatctagaaatggaaaaaatctcttaatactcaacagtaaaaaaccaaacaatccaattagaaatgGGCAAAAATCATGAACAGACATTGAGATACCTCTATATCCTTATCAGAatgtctaaaaaagaaatagtcacaacaccaaatgttggtggGGTTGTGGAGAAACTAGATCACtcatatgctgctggtgggaatataaaatgatacagccatcTGGAAACTGACTGGGAATTTCTTTAAAAGCTGAAGataaaactaccatataatccagcatcTGCACTCCTGGGCAATTTTTTTCCCAGAGAAATGAtgatttatgttcacacaaaaatctgtacatgaGTTTTAGTAGCAGctctatttgtaatagcccaGACAGGAAACAACCCATATTGatcttcaacaggtgaatggttaaCCAGACTATGGGCATATCCATACCAAAAAATAtactcttgggcatttatcccagggaaatgaaaacatgtttgcCCCAAAGCCTGCATATGAAAGTTTATAGTAGCTtaatttgtaatagccaaaaactagatTAGCCCAGGTGTCTTTCAACAGAAGAAGACTAGTTAAGCTAACTGTAGTACAAACCATGGgttactactcagcaatgaaagtAGCAAACTGTTGATACATATGAtaacttggatgaatctccagGAAATCATGCTGAGTggaaaaagccaatctcaaaaggttacaaactatattgtctcatttatatgacatttttgCAATAACCAAATTTTTGAAATGAAGGCCAGATTATTGCCCACACATAGAGATGGGTGAGGTGGGGAGTGGAGAGGCAGGTGGGTGTGACTATGAAAGGGTAGCTTAAAGGGTCTTTTGGTGTTGGGACTATTCAGAACCTTGATCTTGGTGGTTATGCACAAACCTACACATATGATAAAATTGTACAGAACTTAATATACACACCCAAATGAATACAAGTAAAAATGGGGAAATCAGAAAAAGATCAGTGGATTGTGTCAATGTCCATATCCTGGTCTACTGAAATCAGGAATTCAAACAGATACATGTACACCCATAGcaacatttttcataatagtGAAAAGGTGGCAACAACTCAAATGtcgaaaaacagaaaaataaacaaaatgtgcttaCTTAACAATGGAATCGtagtcagccttaaaaaggaatgaaattctgtacatgctacaatatggatgaaccttgaaaacactaagataagtgaaataaaccagatactggaggaaaaatattctttgattccacttacatgaagtccatggaataggcaaatttatagacagaaagtagaatgatatttgtcaggggtgggggaaggagggagaaggggagttgTTGCTAATGGATAGAGTTTTGTCTGGGTTGATAGAAACTGTTCCAGAAATGGttggttctggagatggatacAACAATGTGCACAACAATGTGGATGTACTTAaggccactgaattgtacacctaaaaatggataaaagggtaaatttttatgtatattttactgccATAAAGAGTGGGAAAAAATCCTGGTTGTAATATTGTAgtatagttttgcaagatgttaccaatGGGAGGCAGGGGGCAAAGTGTACTCAAGATCTCTGGAATTGTTTCTTAGCCACTATGTGTGAGCCTgcagttgtttccatttttaaaaaggaggaaaaggatgggtattattgaatgaatattatacctcaataaaattgattaaaacaaaacaacccaccAGAGCCTCTGGATCAAATGGCTTGGGTATGAATCTCACTTACTAGCTTTATGACTTAGGCACGTTTCTTAGGCCCTCATCTCATCACCTATGAAGTGGGGATAAGAAAAGTATTTATCTCAAAGAGTTTTTGTGAGTCCCAAGAAATGCACCCAGCACTGTGCAGTTAGTTGCTTTTGTAAACTGGGTTCCAAAATGTCATTGGTCACTGTCAGTTCTTCGGAAGTCCAAGTGCATTTTCTGTCACAAGCATTGAAGCTCATGGTAGTTTTAATTCTCAGGCTTGCTGACCCAAGTCTTTGGACGCAGTGTAGCTCAAACGGAACATTTGTGATGACTGCATAACAGAGGTCAATCCTGATGCAGTACGTCATAAAACAAAATGGAGAGCCACCAAACTGAGCAAGAAcatgctggtgttggggggacaGCAGACTTAGCCAAAGGTACGGAGGAGCACAAGAGAGATCCAGAAGGCTGTACCTGCATCTTCCAAGGGCATTACCAGCCctggtttttaattttgttgttgaatGTCGAAAGTAAGGTCCTTGCAGGGCTCAACATGTGTGTAGCCCTGCTCTTAGTTTATCTACTCACATTTTGGCTCTTTGTGGGAGGAAAAATGCAGGAACAGGTAGGCACTCTGGCATTTGCCTACCCCATTTCCAGGGTCCCTCAGTGTCCGGCATGGCGGGCCATACTTTATTTGGGTTCCCAGGTGCTTCACCATCTTATTCGGAAGCCCTTGCAGTGGCTCAAACATTCAatgctccctccctctctctcatctCTAGGACTTGGCATATGATGCTTCCTCCTCAAACATCCTCCATGCCCTTTGTTCGGCAAACAGCCTTTTGTTCTTCAGGACTCAGTGCTGGTGTGACCTCTTCCAAGAAGCCTTCCTTGATTTCTCCAGGGCCAGGCTGTTCTCTCCTTCAACACAATGCCCCTTCTGTCTACCCAGGCAACTCAGCAGTGAGGCTGCTGTCAGTGACAGTGCAGGAGGAAATGGGGCGTTTTTATGGTGCCTTGGAAAGGGGAAAGACAGTGTACTATCAAGCCTACTCTGGATGTATCTAAACCAGGAAGGTGTCCTTTGTTTCTGTTCTGGAAGCTCTCATCAGAAAGCCACATCTGATCTGTTTATTGGAGGGGGTTTGTGCATAGACTTGAACCAGAttttctgggttcaaatcctagttctGCCACTAACCAGTTGATGGCCTTGGCCTTAACCTttccctcatctataaactgGGTATAAAAACAGAACCCATCTCATAGGAGTATTGTGAAAGTCACATGAATTACCCTGCATGGAGGGATTAGTAAGTGCTACATAGGGCTTACtcttattattactactattcaTTTCCCTCTGACTGGGCTCCCACACTAGGTCAAGTCTGCATTAAACAAGCTAATATTGCATGTATACATTTCCTTCTTAGCACTTTACATGGGCGATGCTTACACATTCATCCATAGGATCCTTGATCGAAATCTTTTCCCTTCTAGGCCAAATGCGTGCCATGTATGCAGGGCCTGGCCCTGATGCTCACACAGCATCCCCATATCCTAGTCCAGTGCCTGGCCCTGCAGAAGtactcaacatttttttctttgttcagagACATATATATCTTTGTACtatggagaaagaggagggaatcATAGAAGTTCTAGGGATAAATGATATGATCTAAAACCAAGCCAGTTTCAAAATGGATGTCACAGAGCAGACTTCTTCCCAAGTCACCTGATGCAAGAGAGCTCAGCAGAGGAAGGAGCTCTGTAGGTCAGAGGTTActgccttcccctcctctctgctgTTGCAGAGCatcaggggctggaggaggctcTCAGGATCTCGGAGGAAATGTTCCGGGAGCACGGGGTTGGGCCAGCTTTGGTTTCAGTTCTCCACAGATGAGGTGACCTCACTCTGTGACCTCGTCCTGCCTACAACAATGACTGAGCACCTCCAGTGCTCCCACCCTATTGTGCTCTGGCTTCCCTAGCCTTCTGACTCGACATGTCATCTCAAAATCTTTGCACCTGCTGTTGCCTCTGCCTAGAATGCCTTTCCTGCAGCTCCTCACAGGTCTAACTCCTTgtcattcaggtctcagctcaactgagacctcagagaggccctccctgaaGTCTGCACCCTCAGCCCTCCAACCCTGAGtcactttcttttctgttattaacattttttattaaggtatcattgatatacactcttaggaaggtttcatatgagcaacattgtggttatgacattcacccatattatgaagtcccccccacatcccattgcagtcactgtatatcagcatagtaagatgccacagagtcactacttctctgtccTACAATCTTCCCCGTGACACctgacaccatgtgtgccaatcataatgcccctcaatcctacctgccctcctgtcccacctgccctttccacccctcccctttggtaaccactagtcccttcttggagtctgtgagtctgctgcaattttgttcctgcagttttgctttgttgttatactccacaaatttggtacttgtccttctccacctggcttatttccctgagcataatacccttcagcaccatccatgttgttacaaatggtaggatttgttttcttcttatggctgaacaatattccatcgtgtatatgtaccacatcttttttatccattcatctactgatggacacttaggttgcttccatttcttagctattgtaaatagtgctgcgataaacatacgggtgcatatgtcttttcaaatctgggatatagttttctttgggtaaattcctaggagtggaattcctgggtcaaatggtacttctacttttagtttttggaggaacctccatattgctttgcacaatggttgaactaatttacattcccattagcagtgtaggagggttcccctttctctgcatcctccccagcatttgttgttccttgtcttttggatggtggccatcccaactggtgtgaggtgatatatcattgtggttttaatttgcatttctctgatgatcagcgatgtggagcatcttatcatgtgcctgttggccatctgaatttcttcttcggacaagtgtctgttcagatcctctgcccattttttaattaggttatttgctttttggttgttgaggcacacgagctctttatatattttggatgtcaaccccttatctgatatgttatttatgaatatattctcccatactgtagaatgcctttttgttctgttgatggtgtcctttgctgtacagaagctttttacttttagtagttccatttgtttcccttgcctgagatgtgttcagaaaaaggttgctcatgtttatattcaagagatttttgcctatgttttcttctaagagttttatggttccatgacttacattcagatctttcatccatttcgagtttacttttgtgtatggagttagacaataatccagtttcattcttttacatgtagctgtccagttttgccaacaccagttgttgaagaggctgtcatttccccattgtatgtccatggctcctttatcttatattgattgaccatatatgcttgggtttatatttgggctctctattctgttccattgatctatgggtctgttcttgtgcaggtaccaaattgtcttgattactgtgcctttgtagtagagcttgaagttggggagtataatacccccagctttattcttccttctcaggattgctttggctattcagggtcttttg is a window encoding:
- the SLC11A1 gene encoding natural resistance-associated macrophage protein 1 isoform X2, which translates into the protein MSIAFLDPGNIESDLQAGAVAGFKLLWVLLWATVLGLLCQRLAARLGVVTGKDLGEICHLYYPKVPRTLLWLTIELAIVGSDMQEVIGTAIAFNLLSAGRIPLWGGVLITIVDTFFFLFLDNYGLRKLEAFFGLLITIMALTFGYEYVVARPAQGALLRDLFLPSCPRCGQPELLQAVGIVGAIIMPHNIYLHSALVKSREIDRSRRADIREANMYFLIEATIALSVSFFINLFVMAVFGQAFFQQTNQDAFNVCANSSLHDYAKIFPLNNLTVNVDIYQGGVILGCLFGPAALYIWAVGLLAAGQSSTMTGTYAGQFVMEGFLKLRWSRFARVLLTRSCAILPTVLVAVFRNLKDLSGLNDLLNVLQSLLLPFAVLPILTFTSMPALMQEFANGRLSKGITSSIMALICAINLYFVISYLPSLPHPAYFSLVALLAAVYLGLTTYLVWTCFIAHGATLLVHSSHQHFLYGLSEEEQRG
- the SLC11A1 gene encoding natural resistance-associated macrophage protein 1 isoform X1, which produces MPGDRGPQSLSRSSYGSISSPPSPGPQQTPPRTTYLSEKVPIPDTKPGTFSFRKLWAFTGPGFLMSIAFLDPGNIESDLQAGAVAGFKLLWVLLWATVLGLLCQRLAARLGVVTGKDLGEICHLYYPKVPRTLLWLTIELAIVGSDMQEVIGTAIAFNLLSAGRIPLWGGVLITIVDTFFFLFLDNYGLRKLEAFFGLLITIMALTFGYEYVVARPAQGALLRDLFLPSCPRCGQPELLQAVGIVGAIIMPHNIYLHSALVKSREIDRSRRADIREANMYFLIEATIALSVSFFINLFVMAVFGQAFFQQTNQDAFNVCANSSLHDYAKIFPLNNLTVNVDIYQGGVILGCLFGPAALYIWAVGLLAAGQSSTMTGTYAGQFVMEGFLKLRWSRFARVLLTRSCAILPTVLVAVFRNLKDLSGLNDLLNVLQSLLLPFAVLPILTFTSMPALMQEFANGRLSKGITSSIMALICAINLYFVISYLPSLPHPAYFSLVALLAAVYLGLTTYLVWTCFIAHGATLLVHSSHQHFLYGLSEEEQRG